The Halorussus salinus genome includes a region encoding these proteins:
- a CDS encoding metal-dependent hydrolase: MYPLGHFGVALLFTAPIAAGLRPRTQTGFTSYALAAALVPDFDRHVPGLVHHGITHTFAFAAVVGLVGGVVASVAVVVSRRTSEEGFGDEFDPVRVFAFVSLGFFVGTASHVVGDLLVLLPGTKPVSPLWPFSTETYRVEFLRLGNPVRNAVFLVVGLAGHGVVSWRASPDTGRSLRTD; this comes from the coding sequence ATGTATCCCCTCGGCCACTTCGGCGTCGCGCTGCTGTTCACCGCGCCGATAGCCGCGGGGCTTCGCCCGCGGACGCAGACGGGGTTCACGTCGTACGCGCTAGCGGCGGCGTTGGTCCCGGACTTCGACAGGCACGTTCCCGGTCTCGTCCACCACGGAATCACGCACACGTTTGCCTTCGCCGCCGTCGTCGGTCTCGTCGGCGGCGTGGTCGCGTCGGTCGCAGTGGTGGTCTCCCGGCGGACGAGCGAGGAGGGCTTCGGAGACGAGTTCGACCCGGTGCGCGTCTTCGCGTTCGTCTCGCTTGGCTTCTTCGTCGGCACCGCCAGCCACGTCGTCGGCGACCTGCTCGTCCTCCTGCCGGGGACGAAACCGGTGAGTCCGCTCTGGCCGTTCAGCACCGAGACGTACCGCGTCGAGTTCCTCCGACTCGGGAATCCGGTCCGGAACGCGGTGTTCCTCGTCGTCGGCCTCGCGGGTCACGGCGTGGTCAGTTGGCGCGCGTCTCCCGACACCGGCAGGTCGCTCCGGACCGACTGA
- a CDS encoding Ntn hydrolase family protein, protein MATIVAIESEEGAVLAGDRRHAAGDTVASDEKPHVFDFGAVGAAAVGGEGAGTTGGIDEFRRRLETEVQSHETEHGEEMGLTRLATRASELADEESVQAVVAARDEDGSASIRGIRSDGGLLGDAVVAFGSGAQLALGVLDGREEDRSLDKAEDLARDAIDAAADRDTDTGAEIDIYRLESE, encoded by the coding sequence ATGGCAACCATCGTCGCGATAGAGTCCGAGGAGGGCGCAGTGCTGGCGGGGGACCGACGCCACGCCGCGGGCGACACCGTCGCTAGCGACGAGAAGCCCCACGTCTTCGACTTCGGCGCGGTCGGCGCGGCGGCGGTCGGCGGCGAGGGGGCCGGGACCACCGGCGGCATCGACGAGTTCCGGCGCAGGCTCGAAACCGAAGTCCAGTCCCACGAGACCGAACACGGCGAGGAGATGGGACTAACCCGACTCGCCACGCGCGCCAGCGAACTCGCCGACGAGGAGTCGGTCCAAGCGGTCGTCGCGGCCCGCGACGAGGACGGGTCGGCCTCGATTCGGGGCATCCGGAGCGACGGGGGACTCCTCGGCGACGCGGTGGTCGCGTTCGGGTCGGGCGCGCAGTTGGCCCTCGGCGTCCTCGACGGCCGCGAGGAGGACCGGTCGTTGGACAAGGCCGAAGACCTCGCGCGCGACGCCATCGACGCCGCGGCCGACCGCGACACGGACACCGGCGCGGAAATCGACATCTACCGACTCGAAAGCGAGTAG